One Nocardioidaceae bacterium SCSIO 66511 genomic window carries:
- a CDS encoding alpha/beta hydrolase, which yields MIDHTLTESFEWRGRTVAWDRIGSGPAVVMCHGTPWSSALWRAYAEAFARDHTVYLWDMPGYGQSSMHPEHAVDLGTQAELFADLLTYWELPRPDVVVHDFGGAVSLRAHLLHGAQYASLALVDVVALRPWGSPFFRLVAQHADTFASQPSAVHRGALEAYIESASGQGLTEDQRELLTAPWLTEDGQPAFYRQIAQADERFTAEVEERYGELEMPVLVVWGADDAWIPVDRAHRLAELIPSAELEIIAGAGHLIQFDQPVRLAVALQRWLSARR from the coding sequence ATGATCGACCACACTCTGACCGAGAGCTTCGAGTGGCGCGGGCGCACTGTCGCCTGGGACCGCATCGGGTCCGGTCCCGCAGTGGTGATGTGCCATGGCACGCCTTGGTCGTCGGCGCTCTGGCGCGCGTACGCCGAGGCATTCGCCCGCGATCACACCGTCTACCTGTGGGATATGCCCGGCTACGGACAATCGTCGATGCACCCCGAGCACGCCGTCGACCTCGGTACGCAGGCCGAGCTGTTCGCCGATCTGCTCACGTACTGGGAGTTGCCCCGGCCAGACGTCGTCGTCCACGACTTCGGCGGGGCCGTGTCTCTGCGCGCACACCTCCTGCATGGGGCGCAGTATGCATCGCTCGCACTCGTCGACGTGGTGGCTCTGCGTCCGTGGGGGTCGCCGTTCTTCCGGCTGGTCGCGCAGCACGCCGACACCTTCGCCTCCCAGCCGTCTGCCGTGCATCGCGGTGCGCTCGAGGCGTACATCGAGTCGGCGAGTGGCCAAGGTCTGACAGAGGATCAACGCGAGCTGCTGACCGCGCCATGGCTCACCGAGGATGGTCAGCCGGCGTTCTATCGCCAGATCGCGCAGGCCGATGAGCGATTCACCGCCGAAGTCGAGGAGCGTTACGGCGAGCTGGAGATGCCGGTGCTCGTCGTGTGGGGTGCCGACGACGCTTGGATTCCGGTCGATCGCGCGCATCGGCTGGCCGAGCTGATCCCCAGCGCAGAGCTAGAGATCATCGCGGGCGCCGGACACCTGATCCAGTTCGATCAGCCCGTCCGACTCGCGGTCGCCCTGCAGCGGTGGCTCTCAGCGCGGCGCTGA
- a CDS encoding thiamine pyrophosphate-dependent enzyme, giving the protein MARTDPAADVDRHLLDAIRGIDPASVAESDADGKRLLALFDAQAGSRHVDLAARDLGRRGLGYYSIGSAGHESNAAVAAALRPSDPALLHYRSGAFYVERAGQLPGQHPLRDMLHGIVASVDDPISGGRHKVIGNADLSVIPQTSTIASHLPRSVGLAFALGRAQQLGVVSEWPPGSVVVCSFGDASANHSSTVGAINAALHANYQGAPMPLLLVCEDNQIGISVPTPADWIERTYADREGLAYFSADGRDPLGCLETAAAAADWVRNRRSPAFLHLRTVRLMGHAGSDVESAYRRQSAIVDEYARDPLLGTARALVASGVSTPDEIVDLYEAKRSEVAALVDEVLTSRRLESPDEVMSSIAKSSPESVARRVTEVTTTADDTPLTLAQSINRALADELAYDKRVIAFGEDVGRKGGVYGVTRGLQKEFGARRVFDTLLDEQSVLGTALGAGLAGLLPVPEIQYLAYLHNAADQLRGEASTLSFFSNGRYRNPMVVRIAGYAYQKGFGGHFHNDNGVAALRDIPGLVIASPARPDDAAAMMHTCVSAAGVDGRVCVFLEPIALYHTKDLHDDDDGEWLAAYPDPADPTTHVPIGSARTYGEGSDLTIVTFGNGVRMSLRAARRLAEQGVDARVLDLRWLAPLPVQDLLDAARATGRVLVADETRRTGGVSEQVITALVDGGFTGPLVRVASEDSFVPLGDATRHVLLDEDTIVSAARSLTG; this is encoded by the coding sequence ATGGCACGTACCGACCCAGCCGCCGACGTCGACCGTCATCTCCTTGACGCGATCCGTGGCATCGATCCCGCGTCCGTCGCCGAATCCGATGCCGACGGCAAGCGACTGCTGGCGCTGTTCGACGCTCAAGCCGGCAGCCGCCACGTTGACCTCGCTGCCCGAGACCTCGGTCGGCGAGGCCTCGGCTACTACAGCATCGGCTCGGCGGGCCATGAGTCGAACGCCGCGGTTGCGGCCGCGTTGCGGCCCTCCGATCCCGCACTGCTGCACTACCGCTCCGGCGCGTTCTATGTGGAGCGAGCGGGTCAACTACCCGGCCAGCATCCACTTCGCGACATGCTGCACGGCATCGTCGCGTCCGTCGACGACCCCATCTCGGGCGGACGCCACAAGGTGATCGGCAACGCCGACCTGTCCGTGATCCCGCAGACCTCGACAATCGCATCGCACCTGCCTCGTTCGGTCGGGCTGGCCTTCGCGCTCGGCAGAGCACAACAGCTCGGCGTCGTCTCCGAGTGGCCGCCCGGCTCGGTCGTGGTCTGCAGCTTCGGCGACGCCTCGGCCAACCACTCCAGCACTGTCGGCGCAATCAACGCGGCATTACATGCGAACTACCAAGGCGCTCCGATGCCGCTGCTGCTTGTCTGCGAGGACAACCAGATCGGCATCAGCGTCCCGACGCCGGCCGACTGGATCGAGCGCACCTACGCCGATCGCGAAGGCCTCGCATACTTCTCCGCAGACGGGCGCGACCCACTCGGCTGCCTCGAAACCGCCGCGGCCGCCGCAGACTGGGTACGCAACCGCAGGTCGCCGGCGTTCCTGCACCTGCGCACCGTCCGCCTGATGGGTCACGCGGGATCCGACGTCGAGTCCGCGTACCGGCGCCAGTCCGCGATCGTCGACGAGTACGCGCGCGATCCGCTGCTCGGCACAGCGCGCGCACTCGTCGCGTCCGGTGTGTCGACCCCCGACGAGATCGTGGACCTGTACGAGGCAAAGCGCAGCGAGGTCGCCGCACTCGTCGACGAGGTGCTCACGAGCCGCCGGCTGGAGAGTCCCGACGAGGTCATGTCGTCGATCGCAAAATCGTCTCCTGAGTCGGTCGCACGACGCGTCACCGAGGTCACGACGACGGCAGACGACACTCCGCTGACTCTTGCGCAGTCGATCAATCGGGCGCTTGCCGACGAGCTCGCGTACGACAAGCGGGTGATCGCGTTCGGCGAGGACGTCGGCCGCAAGGGTGGTGTCTACGGCGTGACGCGCGGCCTGCAGAAGGAGTTCGGCGCACGACGGGTCTTCGACACGCTGCTCGACGAGCAGAGTGTGCTCGGCACGGCGCTCGGTGCGGGCCTCGCCGGTCTACTGCCCGTACCCGAGATCCAGTACCTCGCGTACCTGCACAACGCCGCCGATCAGCTGCGCGGCGAGGCGAGCACGCTGAGCTTCTTCTCGAACGGTCGGTACCGCAACCCGATGGTCGTACGCATCGCCGGGTACGCGTACCAGAAGGGATTCGGGGGTCACTTCCACAACGACAACGGGGTTGCCGCGCTGCGCGACATACCCGGGCTGGTGATCGCATCGCCGGCGCGCCCCGACGATGCGGCCGCCATGATGCACACCTGCGTCTCGGCGGCCGGCGTCGATGGCCGGGTGTGCGTGTTCCTGGAGCCGATCGCGCTGTACCACACCAAGGATCTCCACGACGATGACGACGGCGAATGGCTCGCCGCCTACCCCGACCCGGCAGACCCGACCACGCACGTGCCGATCGGCTCTGCTCGTACGTACGGCGAAGGCTCCGATCTGACCATCGTCACCTTCGGCAACGGCGTACGAATGAGTCTGCGCGCAGCGCGACGGCTGGCCGAGCAGGGAGTCGATGCCCGAGTGCTCGACCTGCGGTGGCTCGCTCCCCTGCCCGTCCAGGACCTCCTCGATGCCGCACGCGCCACGGGACGAGTACTCGTCGCCGACGAGACGCGGCGCACGGGCGGAGTGTCCGAGCAAGTCATCACGGCGCTCGTTGACGGCGGGTTTACCGGACCGCTCGTCCGGGTCGCAAGCGAGGACAGCTTCGTACCACTCGGCGACGCGACCCGGCACGTGCTGCTGGACGAGGACACGATCGTCTCTGCCGCGCGCTCCCTCACCGGCTGA
- a CDS encoding ABC transporter ATP-binding protein, protein MTTQTTPDEVVVDISALEKTFGSFRALDGLDLHIRRGEVHGFLGPNGAGKSTTIRILLGLVRASGGQARLFGGDPWQDAVRLHRNLAYVPGDVSLWPGMSGGECIDVLASVHGGLPAGRRADLIDRFDLDPTKRSDDYSKGNRQKVALVAALAAEVDLLVLDEPTSGLDPLMEKVFQDTVRERTSEGTTVLLSSHILSEVEALGDRVTIIRKGKTVTSGTLSEMRRHTRTSVHAVTKVDPVEIVNLGGVHDLTTTPVDDRFDVTFKVDTDHVDEAIGLVHAAGLHSLTVEPPSLDDLFLSSYYGADSASTEAGA, encoded by the coding sequence GTGACAACTCAGACAACCCCAGACGAGGTGGTCGTCGACATCAGCGCCCTGGAGAAGACCTTCGGCTCCTTCCGGGCTCTCGACGGCCTCGACCTGCACATACGCCGCGGCGAGGTGCATGGCTTCCTCGGCCCGAACGGAGCAGGAAAGTCGACGACGATCCGCATCCTGCTCGGGCTCGTACGCGCGAGCGGCGGTCAGGCGAGGTTGTTCGGAGGCGACCCGTGGCAGGACGCCGTACGACTGCATCGCAACCTCGCGTACGTGCCGGGCGACGTCTCGCTGTGGCCGGGCATGAGCGGCGGTGAATGCATCGACGTTCTCGCATCGGTCCACGGCGGGCTCCCCGCCGGCCGGCGTGCGGACCTGATCGATCGCTTCGACCTCGATCCGACCAAGCGCAGCGATGACTACTCGAAGGGCAACCGGCAGAAGGTCGCCCTCGTCGCAGCATTGGCCGCCGAGGTCGACCTGCTCGTGCTGGACGAGCCGACCTCGGGCCTCGACCCGCTGATGGAGAAGGTGTTCCAAGACACCGTCCGCGAGCGTACGAGCGAAGGTACGACCGTGTTGTTGTCGAGCCACATCCTGTCCGAGGTCGAGGCGCTTGGCGACCGAGTCACCATCATCCGCAAGGGCAAGACCGTGACCTCCGGGACTCTCTCCGAGATGAGAAGGCATACGCGTACTTCGGTGCATGCGGTGACCAAGGTCGATCCGGTCGAGATCGTGAACCTCGGGGGGGTTCACGATCTGACAACGACTCCGGTCGACGATCGTTTCGATGTCACGTTCAAGGTCGATACAGACCACGTCGACGAAGCGATCGGCCTTGTGCACGCGGCCGGCCTGCACTCGCTGACGGTGGAGCCGCCGAGCCTCGACGACCTGTTCCTCAGCAGCTACTACGGCGCCGACTCCGCATCGACGGAAGCCGGAGCATGA
- a CDS encoding TetR/AcrR family transcriptional regulator — MPLPRFTRLPADEQRRILDIALTAFAEKGTDAASYNQIIAAAGISRSSAYNYFDGREDLLDAVLDEVAQRFGDVLGTWPPVADAASFWAELARSTERIAAHIEQHPADLALIDAAFYDRSRGRFVGWIEDLVANAADIGLVTIPVDRSLLVTIMTTVLPAFDTWAIEVMRSGGPMPDFAELKTVLCHLWGTPDELR, encoded by the coding sequence GTGCCGCTTCCTCGATTCACCCGACTTCCCGCTGACGAGCAACGTCGCATCCTCGACATAGCGTTGACGGCGTTTGCGGAGAAGGGCACCGACGCCGCGTCGTACAACCAGATAATTGCCGCTGCGGGCATCTCCCGCTCGTCGGCGTACAACTACTTCGACGGTCGAGAGGACCTACTCGACGCCGTGCTCGATGAGGTCGCTCAGCGCTTCGGTGACGTACTCGGCACCTGGCCGCCGGTCGCCGACGCCGCGTCGTTCTGGGCCGAGCTGGCGCGGAGCACGGAGCGAATCGCGGCGCATATCGAGCAGCATCCGGCCGACCTCGCGCTCATCGATGCGGCGTTCTACGACCGGAGTCGTGGCCGGTTCGTCGGCTGGATCGAGGACCTCGTGGCGAACGCCGCGGATATCGGGCTGGTGACCATCCCGGTGGACCGATCCCTGCTCGTCACGATCATGACGACCGTGCTTCCGGCGTTCGACACCTGGGCGATCGAGGTGATGCGGTCGGGCGGGCCGATGCCCGACTTCGCCGAGCTGAAGACGGTGCTGTGCCATCTCTGGGGTACGCCCGACGAACTGCGGTGA
- a CDS encoding response regulator transcription factor, whose amino-acid sequence MIRIVLVDDHPVVRAGVRALLDGQDDLTVVGEAADAASATATVRQTKPDVVLMDLNLGAGCGGADATATVRSLPDPPQVLVLTTYDTEADILAAVEAGAAGYLLKDAPSDELFRAIRGTARGETVLAPAVAATLVRRASSPVPTLTDREVEIVELLARGLANKELAKRLLVSEATVKSHLSHIYGKLGVDTRAGAVAAAIERRIIRT is encoded by the coding sequence GTGATCCGCATCGTCCTCGTCGATGACCACCCCGTCGTACGCGCGGGGGTCCGGGCGCTGCTCGATGGACAAGACGACCTCACCGTCGTCGGTGAGGCGGCCGACGCCGCCTCGGCGACCGCGACGGTGCGGCAGACGAAGCCCGACGTCGTGTTGATGGATCTGAACCTCGGGGCCGGTTGCGGCGGTGCTGACGCGACGGCGACCGTACGCTCACTGCCCGATCCGCCACAGGTGTTGGTACTGACGACGTACGACACCGAGGCCGACATCCTGGCAGCGGTCGAAGCGGGTGCGGCGGGCTACCTGCTCAAGGATGCTCCGTCGGACGAGCTGTTCCGAGCGATCCGCGGCACCGCCCGCGGCGAGACTGTGCTCGCACCAGCAGTTGCAGCAACCCTCGTACGACGCGCGAGCTCGCCGGTGCCTACCCTGACCGATCGGGAGGTCGAGATCGTTGAGCTGCTGGCCAGGGGATTGGCGAACAAGGAGCTGGCCAAGCGACTCCTGGTCAGCGAGGCCACGGTCAAATCGCATCTGTCACACATCTACGGCAAGCTCGGCGTCGACACCCGTGCCGGTGCCGTAGCCGCAGCGATCGAGCGGCGCATCATCCGGACCTGA
- a CDS encoding sensor histidine kinase — protein sequence MDGSAHGRIRPLLGGVERLESWLHVAFVVLTVTSTWRYLDGHGLSDRGPLVLSGAVLLLCAYASFRLLPAAAWCCLVVAVWVGLTVLAPSFSWCAVPLAFVALRVLSYAAAYVVVAVMVTTVVVSWSTMSDSLDPTVIAGPIAIAVLAVGAYRALERQAAERQRLLDELHEAQGDLAAAQHQAGVEAERSRLSREIHDSVAQGLSSINLLLQAADQDWDTRPSAARKHMSQAAFTARDGLDEVRRVVRDLAPAELSGGAGLQAAIERATEESVRGRVEVSMRVHGQAATLPGPISTALVRTVRGALANVIEHANADRVAVSLTYQPDSVTLDVRDDGRGFDPTAVRPDGRGRGRGLAGIRARIDGLGGSFVIESAPGEGTALAVSIPLDASIQGE from the coding sequence ATGGACGGGTCGGCGCACGGACGCATCCGTCCCCTGCTCGGCGGTGTCGAACGCCTCGAGTCCTGGCTCCACGTCGCATTCGTGGTGCTCACGGTCACGTCCACGTGGCGATACCTCGATGGCCACGGCTTATCCGATCGCGGGCCGCTGGTCCTGTCCGGCGCGGTGCTACTGCTCTGCGCGTACGCGAGCTTCCGGCTGCTTCCCGCCGCGGCCTGGTGTTGCCTGGTCGTCGCCGTTTGGGTCGGCCTCACCGTGCTGGCGCCGTCGTTCTCCTGGTGTGCCGTCCCGCTCGCGTTCGTCGCGCTGCGGGTCCTCTCCTACGCCGCTGCGTACGTGGTCGTCGCGGTGATGGTCACGACGGTCGTCGTGTCGTGGTCGACGATGTCCGACTCTCTCGATCCCACGGTGATCGCCGGTCCGATCGCGATTGCCGTGCTCGCCGTCGGTGCCTACCGCGCGCTCGAACGACAAGCCGCAGAGCGCCAGCGGCTCCTCGACGAACTGCACGAGGCGCAAGGAGACCTCGCCGCAGCGCAACATCAGGCCGGGGTCGAGGCCGAACGATCCAGGCTGTCGCGGGAGATCCACGACTCCGTCGCGCAGGGCCTGTCGAGCATCAACCTGCTGTTGCAGGCAGCCGACCAGGACTGGGACACCCGCCCGTCTGCGGCGCGCAAGCATATGTCGCAGGCGGCGTTCACGGCACGCGACGGGCTCGACGAGGTACGCAGGGTCGTACGCGATCTGGCCCCGGCAGAGCTGAGCGGCGGCGCCGGCCTTCAGGCGGCGATCGAGCGCGCGACCGAGGAATCCGTACGCGGGCGGGTCGAGGTTTCGATGCGTGTTCATGGGCAGGCCGCCACGTTGCCTGGGCCGATCTCCACCGCCTTGGTACGCACCGTGCGCGGCGCTCTTGCCAACGTCATCGAGCACGCAAACGCGGACCGCGTCGCGGTGTCGCTGACGTACCAACCGGACTCGGTCACCCTCGACGTACGCGACGACGGTCGCGGCTTCGACCCGACGGCAGTACGCCCGGACGGTCGCGGGCGGGGCCGCGGACTGGCGGGCATCAGGGCCCGTATCGACGGGCTGGGCGGCAGTTTCGTCATCGAGTCCGCCCCCGGCGAGGGCACGGCACTCGCAGTGAGCATTCCGCTGGACGCCTCCATACAGGGAGAATGA
- a CDS encoding ankyrin repeat domain-containing protein gives MIRGIAMVAVALTLVVGCAGQGENGAPAAEPQGTSTSQPTGTPDQPKEAQETTVLSDERQAELDAELIEASWDNDVPRARRLIEQGADVNAKDDTEQSAYLISTSEGYARLLDLTLRHGADVTSLDSFDGTGLIRAAERGHADIVGRLIRANVEVDHVNNLGWTALHEAIVLGDGSRRYIDTVRTLVAGGADVCIRSERDGVAPLDHASSKGFDAIAATLRGAIDDAPIAGADRALLEASAAGDADRAALAIRAGADLETRDDRRRTPLLAAVTNDRVGVARLLVSLGADPDALDGQHDTPWLVTGVTGSVVMIEALLPAEPDLSIRNRYGGLSVIPASERGHVEYVRRVVRTGIDVNHVNDLGWTALLEAVVLGDGSRPYQQIVRALLDAGADPSIADRDGVTALRHAETSGQTVVAQILGAAS, from the coding sequence ATGATCCGCGGGATTGCCATGGTGGCGGTGGCCTTGACACTCGTCGTTGGCTGCGCCGGGCAGGGCGAGAATGGTGCGCCGGCCGCCGAGCCACAGGGAACAAGCACCTCGCAGCCGACCGGAACGCCAGATCAACCGAAGGAAGCGCAGGAGACGACGGTGCTGAGTGACGAACGCCAGGCGGAGCTCGACGCCGAACTGATCGAGGCATCGTGGGACAACGACGTGCCGCGAGCCCGTCGACTGATCGAACAGGGCGCCGACGTCAACGCCAAGGACGACACGGAGCAGAGTGCGTACCTGATCTCCACCAGCGAGGGGTACGCGCGGTTGCTCGATCTCACGCTGCGGCATGGAGCCGACGTGACGTCGTTGGACAGCTTCGACGGCACCGGGCTCATCCGTGCCGCCGAGCGTGGGCACGCAGACATCGTCGGCCGGCTGATCCGGGCGAACGTCGAGGTCGACCACGTCAACAACCTCGGCTGGACGGCACTGCACGAGGCGATCGTCCTCGGCGACGGATCGCGCCGGTACATCGACACGGTTCGTACGCTCGTCGCAGGGGGTGCGGACGTATGCATTCGCTCCGAAAGGGACGGCGTAGCGCCGCTCGACCACGCCTCGTCGAAGGGATTCGACGCGATCGCGGCGACGCTGCGTGGCGCGATCGATGATGCGCCGATCGCGGGGGCCGATCGGGCGCTGCTGGAGGCTTCGGCGGCGGGCGATGCCGATCGAGCGGCCCTCGCCATCAGGGCGGGTGCCGACCTGGAGACGCGTGACGACCGCCGGCGGACGCCGCTGCTGGCCGCCGTCACGAACGACCGAGTCGGCGTTGCGCGGCTGCTCGTATCGCTCGGGGCCGATCCCGATGCGCTCGACGGCCAGCACGACACGCCCTGGCTGGTCACGGGTGTGACGGGAAGCGTTGTGATGATCGAGGCGCTGCTGCCCGCAGAACCCGATCTGTCGATCCGCAACAGGTACGGCGGCCTCTCGGTGATTCCGGCGAGCGAACGCGGGCACGTCGAGTACGTACGCCGAGTGGTGCGTACCGGGATCGACGTCAACCATGTCAACGATCTCGGGTGGACCGCGCTGCTGGAGGCGGTTGTCCTCGGCGACGGTTCGCGGCCGTACCAGCAGATCGTCCGTGCCCTGCTCGATGCGGGTGCAGATCCGTCGATCGCTGACCGCGACGGCGTCACGGCACTGCGGCACGCGGAGACGAGCGGGCAGACCGTGGTCGCGCAGATCCTCGGGGCGGCGTCCTGA
- the lpdA gene encoding dihydrolipoyl dehydrogenase, protein MTERFDVVVLGGGVGGYVAAIRASQLGKSVAVIERKYWGGVCLNVGCIPSKALLRNAEVAHLIQHEATDVYGVTVGDVKLDYSKAYERSRSVSDGRVKGVHFLMKKNKIKEYDGWGTFVDANTMQVTLNDGGEETVSFDNCIIATGATTKLLPGTSLSERVVTYEEQIMSDSLPDSIVIAGAGAIGIEFAYVMANYGVDVTIVEFLDRILPLEDPEVSKELTRQYKKLGIELLTSTRVDSIDDSGDKVTVAVTKGDQQQTLQADKVLQAIGFQPRVEGFGLENTGVTVTERGAIDIDDRMRTNVPNIYAIGDVTAKLMLAHAGEAMGIVAAETIADAETFELDYTMIPKATYCQPQVASFGYTEEQAKELGHDVKVAKFPFMANGKAHGLGQTAGFVKVVADSQFNEILGAHMIGPDVTELLPELTLAQLWDLGADEIARNVHAHPTLSEAVKEAVHGIAGHMINM, encoded by the coding sequence ATGACTGAACGGTTCGACGTCGTTGTCCTCGGCGGTGGAGTCGGCGGTTACGTCGCCGCCATCCGCGCCTCCCAGCTCGGCAAGTCCGTTGCCGTGATCGAACGGAAGTACTGGGGCGGTGTCTGTCTCAATGTCGGATGCATCCCGAGCAAGGCGCTGCTACGCAACGCCGAGGTCGCGCATCTGATCCAGCACGAGGCGACCGACGTCTACGGCGTGACGGTCGGCGACGTGAAGCTCGACTACTCCAAGGCGTACGAGCGCAGCCGGTCGGTCTCCGACGGTCGCGTCAAGGGGGTGCACTTCTTGATGAAGAAGAACAAGATCAAGGAGTACGACGGCTGGGGCACGTTCGTCGACGCGAACACCATGCAGGTGACGCTCAACGACGGTGGCGAGGAGACGGTGTCGTTCGACAACTGCATCATCGCGACCGGCGCCACGACGAAGCTGCTGCCCGGCACGTCGCTGTCGGAGCGCGTCGTGACGTACGAAGAGCAGATCATGTCGGACTCCCTGCCCGACAGCATCGTCATTGCCGGCGCGGGTGCGATCGGTATCGAGTTCGCGTACGTGATGGCCAACTACGGCGTCGATGTGACGATCGTGGAGTTCCTCGACCGAATCCTGCCGCTCGAGGATCCCGAGGTCTCCAAGGAGCTGACCCGCCAGTACAAGAAGCTCGGCATCGAGCTGCTGACGTCGACCCGCGTCGACTCGATCGACGACAGCGGTGACAAGGTCACGGTGGCTGTCACCAAGGGCGATCAGCAGCAGACCCTGCAGGCCGACAAGGTGCTGCAGGCGATCGGGTTCCAACCGCGGGTCGAGGGCTTCGGTCTCGAGAACACCGGTGTCACCGTGACCGAGCGTGGCGCCATCGACATCGACGATCGCATGCGTACGAACGTGCCGAACATCTACGCCATCGGCGATGTGACCGCCAAGCTGATGCTCGCGCACGCCGGCGAGGCGATGGGCATCGTCGCGGCCGAGACGATCGCCGACGCCGAGACGTTCGAGCTCGACTACACGATGATTCCGAAGGCCACGTACTGCCAGCCGCAGGTCGCCAGCTTCGGCTACACCGAGGAGCAGGCCAAGGAGCTCGGCCACGACGTGAAGGTGGCGAAGTTCCCGTTCATGGCCAACGGCAAGGCGCATGGCCTCGGCCAGACAGCCGGGTTCGTCAAGGTGGTCGCCGACTCGCAGTTCAACGAGATCCTCGGCGCGCACATGATCGGTCCCGATGTCACCGAGCTCCTACCCGAGCTCACCCTCGCCCAGCTGTGGGACCTCGGCGCCGACGAGATCGCCCGCAACGTACACGCGCATCCGACGCTGTCCGAGGCGGTCAAGGAGGCCGTTCACGGCATCGCCGGCCACATGATCAACATGTGA
- a CDS encoding site-specific integrase, translating into MASIERRTREDDSGKEIVSYRVRWRDPDGRQRAKTFRLKRDAERHRDNVAADLVRGQYIDPDAGKVTFEKYAAGWLEAQTFDMTSRDIQGRALRRHVYPVLGGKQMRQIKPSTVQSWLRGLSISESYQHDVLGVVSAIFTAAVDDEVVRSNPCKAGSVRAPRRTSRKVVPWSVERVHAVRDALPERYRIVATLAAGLGLRQGEVFGLSVDDVDFLGGEVHVRRQVRQFSTGGLAFRLPKSKAERTVPLPSSVRDALAAHLAVLPAQRVVLPWGTPDGSPSGFDLIVTSKSGDALVRNEFNRRVWVPALKGAEARPSRENGMHALRHYYASALLDAGENIRALSEYLGHTDPGFTLRTYTHLMPSSGERARRAIDAALRVPAVSTEGGANESSQVSA; encoded by the coding sequence ATGGCAAGCATCGAACGTCGTACTCGCGAGGACGACAGCGGCAAGGAGATTGTGAGCTATCGCGTACGTTGGCGTGATCCTGACGGACGACAGCGTGCCAAGACGTTCCGGTTGAAGCGTGACGCTGAGCGCCATCGGGACAACGTGGCTGCCGACCTTGTGCGTGGTCAGTACATCGACCCTGATGCGGGAAAGGTCACGTTTGAGAAGTACGCGGCAGGGTGGCTAGAGGCTCAGACCTTCGACATGACCTCACGCGATATTCAGGGGCGTGCGCTTAGGCGTCACGTGTACCCGGTCCTGGGCGGTAAGCAGATGCGGCAGATCAAGCCGTCCACGGTGCAGAGTTGGCTACGTGGGCTGTCGATCAGCGAGAGTTACCAACACGACGTGCTAGGAGTCGTTTCGGCAATCTTCACGGCGGCGGTCGATGACGAGGTAGTTCGGTCGAACCCGTGCAAGGCGGGGTCCGTACGTGCTCCGCGTCGCACGTCGCGCAAGGTCGTGCCGTGGTCGGTCGAGCGGGTCCACGCTGTGCGGGATGCGCTGCCGGAGCGATACCGGATCGTGGCGACGCTCGCGGCGGGCCTTGGCCTTCGTCAGGGTGAGGTGTTCGGCCTCTCAGTCGATGATGTCGACTTCCTGGGTGGCGAGGTACACGTGCGGCGGCAGGTCCGTCAGTTCTCGACGGGCGGTCTCGCGTTCCGCCTGCCCAAGAGCAAGGCTGAACGAACCGTGCCGCTACCGAGCTCCGTCCGGGACGCCCTCGCGGCTCATCTTGCGGTCTTGCCTGCACAGCGGGTCGTGCTGCCGTGGGGCACACCTGACGGCTCCCCGTCGGGGTTCGATCTCATCGTTACGTCCAAGTCTGGCGATGCACTCGTACGCAATGAGTTCAACCGTCGCGTCTGGGTTCCCGCGCTGAAAGGGGCAGAGGCAAGGCCAAGCCGCGAGAACGGAATGCACGCGCTACGGCACTACTACGCAAGCGCGCTCCTCGACGCCGGGGAGAACATTCGCGCCCTGAGCGAGTACCTCGGACACACCGATCCCGGCTTCACGTTGCGGACGTACACGCACCTGATGCCATCGAGCGGCGAGCGTGCACGACGGGCCATCGACGCAGCGCTCCGTGTACCGGCTGTGTCCACAGAGGGTGGCGCGAATGAGTCTTCGCAGGTCAGCGCCTAG
- a CDS encoding helix-turn-helix domain-containing protein, protein MSRAVREALWTAEDASAYLGVPVATLYHWRHLGIGPKAFRVGRYLRYDPDVIRQWLFDEAA, encoded by the coding sequence ATGAGTAGAGCAGTTCGTGAGGCCCTGTGGACGGCAGAGGATGCTTCGGCGTACCTGGGCGTTCCCGTTGCGACGTTGTATCACTGGCGGCATCTGGGTATCGGGCCTAAGGCGTTTCGTGTCGGTCGGTACCTGCGGTACGACCCCGACGTTATTCGGCAATGGCTGTTCGACGAGGCGGCGTAG
- a CDS encoding tyrosine-type recombinase/integrase produces the protein MTPESKPAARALRHVQATHLLLAGVPVHVVAERLGHADPSITLRVYAHVIRKHTDGVADLFADAMDQADDEDDDTDDGAEGVPAVP, from the coding sequence GTGACTCCCGAATCGAAGCCGGCCGCGCGTGCCCTGCGGCATGTGCAAGCGACTCACCTACTGCTCGCTGGCGTCCCGGTGCATGTGGTGGCCGAACGGCTCGGACATGCCGACCCGTCGATCACGCTCCGGGTGTACGCGCACGTGATCCGAAAGCACACGGACGGCGTCGCTGACCTGTTCGCTGACGCCATGGACCAGGCAGATGACGAGGACGACGACACCGACGATGGTGCGGAGGGCGTCCCGGCGGTGCCGTGA